The Coffea arabica cultivar ET-39 chromosome 8e, Coffea Arabica ET-39 HiFi, whole genome shotgun sequence genome window below encodes:
- the LOC113702933 gene encoding uncharacterized protein, with protein MSGASTSSGLRAAFSYCVQQVRNYDYPHYLCLLELPPNMRRAAFALRAFNVETARAMDVASDPKIGLVRLLWWQEAIDKIFSHKLIEHPVAQALTSIRSEHKISKSWLKRSVEARINDAKREVTNIPEAIEELERYAEDTASTLLYITLQAGGITSTAADHAASHIGKASGLLVLLRSLSYHASRNRHFSYIPAQVAEKHGLLVNQGGRREIQIDSREGICNAVFEIASVANVHLLKARELCGTVPAEARPVLLPAVPAEAILDSLSRVQFDVFDPRLNRGILGTPPLWFQIKLKWYSWRGKY; from the coding sequence ATGAGTGGTGCTTCTACATCTAGTGGCCTAAGAGCGGCCTTCTCCTATTGTGTGCAGCAAGTACGAAATTATGATTATCCTCATTACCTTTGCCTTCTTGAACTTCCGCCAAACATGCGAAGGGCTGCCTTTGCATTACGTGCTTTTAATGTTGAAACAGCTAGAGCTATGGATGTTGCTTCTGATCCTAAAATCGGCCTTGTGCGCCTACTATGGTGGCAAGAAGCCATAGACAAAATTTTCTCCCACAAGTTAATTGAGCATCCGGTTGCCCAGGCTTTAACATCTATCCGTTCTGAGCATAAAATAAGCAAAAGCTGGCTGAAAAGATCAGTGGAAGCTCGCATAAATGATGCCAAAAGAGAGGTTACTAACATTCCAGAAGCTATTGAAGAACTAGAGCGATATGCTGAGGATACTGCATCCACACTACTGTACATAACCCTTCAAGCTGGTGGTATTACATCCACTGCTGCAGATCATGCTGCATCACATATAGGCAAGGCTAGCGGTCTCCTTGTGCTGCTCAGGTCATTGTCTTACCATGCCAGCCGCAACCGTCATTTTTCCTACATACCTGCTCAGGTGGCGGAGAAGCATGGATTGCTGGTGAATCAGGGTGGTCGGAGAGAGATTCAAATTGATTCTCGTGAGGGAATATGTAATGCAGTTTTTGAAATAGCATCTGTAGCCAATGTGCATTTGCTAAAAGCCCGGGAGTTGTGTGGAACAGTGCCTGCCGAGGCGCGGCCTGTACTCCTACCTGCTGTGCCTGCTGAGGCCATTTTGGATTCTCTAAGCCGTGTGCAGTTTGATGTGTTTGATCCAAGGCTGAATCGAGGGATATTAGGGACTCCTCCTTTGTGGTTCCAGATAAAATTGAAGTGGTATTCTTGGAGAGGAAAATACTGA
- the LOC140013016 gene encoding uncharacterized protein isoform X3: MGRNRVYGSLEEARAEKNRRSREQRAAARRETKNDAPLGVCTLAVTAFNIHDSNAVNQPNMGVIESSLGSGSILPFAENNAEHLQAENEENVCASIADGANEVSSTNLDVGEPSLRRQRRSRKPAITDPLATIATEPAVLPDVPSCPYCHAKRFHQEPPGFCCASGEVQLLSTEMPRELMLLYIEDSDEAAEFRRCVRSYNNMFAFTSIGIHPDKSLAANYNGVYTFRIQGQMYHYINPLIPENGEKPRNLQLYFVDTDHETTQRLSISSRFQETLVTKLEKILKINPYSAFFRGLQDLPGIDDYKIVLDTTPAVDQRVFNKPTVSQVGAVWTESTNSEHVNSKHIQIYGKNGQTQIVKHYFACHDSLQYPLIFANGEPGWHPGIEKIRHPNKSNITSVTCEGETIIATTTATMATDIIDAENRAINQRKRKRNTVSCREYYCYKLQIRDADRSMLLHIGRLLQQYVVDVYVKIESIRLDFHRGRSKQAQLRTEIYQGIVDSISSGESSSSSIGKRIFLPASFIGGPRDMRRRYMDAMSLVQRYGKPDIFLTMTCNKNWPEIKKMLLPTDKVENRPDLISRVFRAKLQQLKDELLKKNIFGKVAAYTYVIEFQKRGLPHAHFLIILKQGWKMYSPESYDRIVCAELPDARQHPYLYELVVKHMMHGPCGAMNPSCPCMKQHIGCKDNYPKEFTEATRHSHNSYPVYRR; this comes from the exons ATGGGTCGAAATAGAGTATATGGAAGTTTGGAAGAGGCTCGTGCTGAGAAAAATCGAAGGAGCCGCGAGCAACGTGCTGCTGCTCGGCGTGAGACAAAGAATGATGCGCCATTAGGAGTGTGTACATTAGCTGTCACAGCTTTTAATATACATGACTCAAATGCTGTGAATCAGCCAAATATGGGTGTCATTGAATCTTCATTGGGTTCAGGCTCAATATTGCCATTTGCAGAGAACAATGCAGAGCACCTTCAAGCT gaaaatgaagaaaatgtcTGTGCGTCTATTGCTGATGGTGCTAACGAGGTTTCATCAACTAATTTAGATGTTGGTGAACCATCATTGCGTAGGCAACGTCGGTCTAGAAAACCAGCTATAACTGATCCATTAGCTACAATAGCTACAGAACCTGCTGTATTGCCTGATGTTCCAAGTTGTCCGTATTGTCATGCAAAACGATTTCATCAGGAACCGCCTGGTTTTTGCTGTGCCTCCGGTGAGGTACAACTATTATCTACTGAGATGCCGAGAGAACTTATGCTATTATATATAGAAGACTCTGATGAGGCTGCTGAGTTTCGCAGATGTGTTAGAAGCTATAATAACATGTTTGCATTCACTTCGATTGGTATCCATCCTGATAAATCTTTGGCTGCAAACTACAATGGAGTTTATACATTTCGAATCCAGGGACAAATGTATCATTATATTAATCCACTTATTCCAGAGAATGGTGAGAAGCCACGGAACTTGCAACTTTACTTTGTTGACACTGACCATGAAACAACGCAGCGGCTCTCAATCTCAAGTAGATTTCAAGAAACACTGGTGACTAAGCTTGAGAAAATCTTAAAGATTAATCCTTACTCTGCATTTTTCCGAGGATTACAAGATTTGCCAGGCATAGATGATTATAAGATTGTACTTGACACCACGCCTGCTGTAGATCAACGAGTTTTCAATAAACCTACTGTGTCGCAAGTAGGAGCTGTTTGGACCGAGAGCACAAATTCTGAACATGTCAACTCTAAACACATACAAATTTATGGAAAGAATGGTCAAACGCAGATTGTCAAGCATTATTTTGCTTGTCATGATTCGTTGCAATACCCTCTTATCTTTGCAAATGGAGAGCCAGGTTGGCATCCAGGGATTGAAAAAATCCGTCATCCAAATAAGAGCAACATTACATCAGTGACTTGTGAGGGAGAAACTATTATAGCTACAACTACAGCAACGATGGCAACTGATATCATTGATGCAGAAAATAGAG CTAttaaccaaagaaaaagaaagcgcAACACAGTTTCATGTCGTGAGTATTATTGCTACAAATTGCAGATCCGAGATGCTGACCGGTCAATGTTATTACATATAGGGAGATTACTACAGCAATATGTAGTCGATGTCTATGTCAAGATTGAGTCAATCAGATTAGATTTCCACAGAGGAAGAAGCAAACAGGCTCAACTTCGGACAGAGATTTATCAAGGCATAGTTGATAGTATTTCTAGCGgtgaatcatcatcatcaagtaTTGGTAAACGTATTTTTCTACCAGCTTCGTTCATTGGTGGCCCTCGAGATATGCGACGACGATATATGGATGCTATGTCTTTGGTTCAAAGATATGGAAAACCGGATATCTTTTTGACGATGACCTGCAACAAGAATTGGCCTGAGATTAAAAAAATGCTTTTGCCAACTGATAAAGTTGAGAATAGACCAGATTTAATATCTCGAGTTTTTCGTGCAAAGCTTCAACAACTGAAAGATGAACTTCTGAAAAAGAACATATTTGGAAAAGTAGCAGCTTATACATATGTGATTGAGTTCCAGAAAAGAGGTTTGCCTCATGCTCATTTCTTGATAATTCTGAAACAAGGATGGAAGATGTACTCTCCTGAATCATACGATCGCATAGTGTGTGCTGAGTTGCCAGATGCTAGGCAGCATCCTTATCTTTATGAACTCGTTGTCAAACATATGATGCATGGTCCTTGTGGTGCTATGAATCCAAGTTGCCCATGCATGAAACAACACATTGGATGCAAGGATAATTATCCTAAGGAGTTTACAGAAGCCACTCGCCACAGTCACAACTCCTACCCTGTTTATCGACGATGA
- the LOC140013016 gene encoding uncharacterized protein isoform X2, whose protein sequence is MGRNRVYGSLEEARAEKNRRSREQRAAARRETKNDAPLGVCTLAVTAFNIHDSNAVNQPNMGVIESSLGSGSILPFAENNAEHLQAENQGDVSRSTGNGAREVPTTNSDAGESSLHRRRQRTRRSMTNPLNTIITEPAVLLSNAEQFPTENEENVCASIADGANEVSSTNLDVGEPSLRRQRRSRKPAITDPLATIATEPAVLPDVPSCPYCHAKRFHQEPPGFCCASGEVQLLSTEMPRELMLLYIEDSDEAAEFRRCVRSYNNMFAFTSIGIHPDKSLAANYNGVYTFRIQGQMYHYINPLIPENGEKPRNLQLYFVDTDHETTQRLSISSRFQETLVTKLEKILKINPYSAFFRGLQDLPGIDDYKIVLDTTPAVDQRVFNKPTVSQVGAVWTESTNSEHVNSKHIQIYGKNGQTQIVKHYFACHDSLQYPLIFANGEPGWHPGIEKIRHPNKSNITSVTCEGETIIATTTATMATDIIDAENRGRLLQQYVVDVYVKIESIRLDFHRGRSKQAQLRTEIYQGIVDSISSGESSSSSIGKRIFLPASFIGGPRDMRRRYMDAMSLVQRYGKPDIFLTMTCNKNWPEIKKMLLPTDKVENRPDLISRVFRAKLQQLKDELLKKNIFGKVAAYTYVIEFQKRGLPHAHFLIILKQGWKMYSPESYDRIVCAELPDARQHPYLYELVVKHMMHGPCGAMNPSCPCMKQHIGCKDNYPKEFTEATRHSHNSYPVYRR, encoded by the exons ATGGGTCGAAATAGAGTATATGGAAGTTTGGAAGAGGCTCGTGCTGAGAAAAATCGAAGGAGCCGCGAGCAACGTGCTGCTGCTCGGCGTGAGACAAAGAATGATGCGCCATTAGGAGTGTGTACATTAGCTGTCACAGCTTTTAATATACATGACTCAAATGCTGTGAATCAGCCAAATATGGGTGTCATTGAATCTTCATTGGGTTCAGGCTCAATATTGCCATTTGCAGAGAACAATGCAGAGCACCTTCAAGCT GAAAATCAAGGAGATGTATCTAGGTCTACTGGTAATGGTGCTCGCGAGGTTCCGACAACTAATTCAGATGCCGGTGAATCATCTTTGCATAGGCGACGTCAACGTACAAGACGTTCTATGACTAATCCATTGAACACAATAATTACAGAGCCTGCAGTATTGCTCAGTAATGCAGAGCAATTTCCAACC gaaaatgaagaaaatgtcTGTGCGTCTATTGCTGATGGTGCTAACGAGGTTTCATCAACTAATTTAGATGTTGGTGAACCATCATTGCGTAGGCAACGTCGGTCTAGAAAACCAGCTATAACTGATCCATTAGCTACAATAGCTACAGAACCTGCTGTATTGCCTGATGTTCCAAGTTGTCCGTATTGTCATGCAAAACGATTTCATCAGGAACCGCCTGGTTTTTGCTGTGCCTCCGGTGAGGTACAACTATTATCTACTGAGATGCCGAGAGAACTTATGCTATTATATATAGAAGACTCTGATGAGGCTGCTGAGTTTCGCAGATGTGTTAGAAGCTATAATAACATGTTTGCATTCACTTCGATTGGTATCCATCCTGATAAATCTTTGGCTGCAAACTACAATGGAGTTTATACATTTCGAATCCAGGGACAAATGTATCATTATATTAATCCACTTATTCCAGAGAATGGTGAGAAGCCACGGAACTTGCAACTTTACTTTGTTGACACTGACCATGAAACAACGCAGCGGCTCTCAATCTCAAGTAGATTTCAAGAAACACTGGTGACTAAGCTTGAGAAAATCTTAAAGATTAATCCTTACTCTGCATTTTTCCGAGGATTACAAGATTTGCCAGGCATAGATGATTATAAGATTGTACTTGACACCACGCCTGCTGTAGATCAACGAGTTTTCAATAAACCTACTGTGTCGCAAGTAGGAGCTGTTTGGACCGAGAGCACAAATTCTGAACATGTCAACTCTAAACACATACAAATTTATGGAAAGAATGGTCAAACGCAGATTGTCAAGCATTATTTTGCTTGTCATGATTCGTTGCAATACCCTCTTATCTTTGCAAATGGAGAGCCAGGTTGGCATCCAGGGATTGAAAAAATCCGTCATCCAAATAAGAGCAACATTACATCAGTGACTTGTGAGGGAGAAACTATTATAGCTACAACTACAGCAACGATGGCAACTGATATCATTGATGCAGAAAATAGAG GGAGATTACTACAGCAATATGTAGTCGATGTCTATGTCAAGATTGAGTCAATCAGATTAGATTTCCACAGAGGAAGAAGCAAACAGGCTCAACTTCGGACAGAGATTTATCAAGGCATAGTTGATAGTATTTCTAGCGgtgaatcatcatcatcaagtaTTGGTAAACGTATTTTTCTACCAGCTTCGTTCATTGGTGGCCCTCGAGATATGCGACGACGATATATGGATGCTATGTCTTTGGTTCAAAGATATGGAAAACCGGATATCTTTTTGACGATGACCTGCAACAAGAATTGGCCTGAGATTAAAAAAATGCTTTTGCCAACTGATAAAGTTGAGAATAGACCAGATTTAATATCTCGAGTTTTTCGTGCAAAGCTTCAACAACTGAAAGATGAACTTCTGAAAAAGAACATATTTGGAAAAGTAGCAGCTTATACATATGTGATTGAGTTCCAGAAAAGAGGTTTGCCTCATGCTCATTTCTTGATAATTCTGAAACAAGGATGGAAGATGTACTCTCCTGAATCATACGATCGCATAGTGTGTGCTGAGTTGCCAGATGCTAGGCAGCATCCTTATCTTTATGAACTCGTTGTCAAACATATGATGCATGGTCCTTGTGGTGCTATGAATCCAAGTTGCCCATGCATGAAACAACACATTGGATGCAAGGATAATTATCCTAAGGAGTTTACAGAAGCCACTCGCCACAGTCACAACTCCTACCCTGTTTATCGACGATGA
- the LOC140013016 gene encoding uncharacterized protein isoform X1, with protein MGRNRVYGSLEEARAEKNRRSREQRAAARRETKNDAPLGVCTLAVTAFNIHDSNAVNQPNMGVIESSLGSGSILPFAENNAEHLQAENQGDVSRSTGNGAREVPTTNSDAGESSLHRRRQRTRRSMTNPLNTIITEPAVLLSNAEQFPTENEENVCASIADGANEVSSTNLDVGEPSLRRQRRSRKPAITDPLATIATEPAVLPDVPSCPYCHAKRFHQEPPGFCCASGEVQLLSTEMPRELMLLYIEDSDEAAEFRRCVRSYNNMFAFTSIGIHPDKSLAANYNGVYTFRIQGQMYHYINPLIPENGEKPRNLQLYFVDTDHETTQRLSISSRFQETLVTKLEKILKINPYSAFFRGLQDLPGIDDYKIVLDTTPAVDQRVFNKPTVSQVGAVWTESTNSEHVNSKHIQIYGKNGQTQIVKHYFACHDSLQYPLIFANGEPGWHPGIEKIRHPNKSNITSVTCEGETIIATTTATMATDIIDAENRAINQRKRKRNTVSCREYYCYKLQIRDADRSMLLHIGRLLQQYVVDVYVKIESIRLDFHRGRSKQAQLRTEIYQGIVDSISSGESSSSSIGKRIFLPASFIGGPRDMRRRYMDAMSLVQRYGKPDIFLTMTCNKNWPEIKKMLLPTDKVENRPDLISRVFRAKLQQLKDELLKKNIFGKVAAYTYVIEFQKRGLPHAHFLIILKQGWKMYSPESYDRIVCAELPDARQHPYLYELVVKHMMHGPCGAMNPSCPCMKQHIGCKDNYPKEFTEATRHSHNSYPVYRR; from the exons ATGGGTCGAAATAGAGTATATGGAAGTTTGGAAGAGGCTCGTGCTGAGAAAAATCGAAGGAGCCGCGAGCAACGTGCTGCTGCTCGGCGTGAGACAAAGAATGATGCGCCATTAGGAGTGTGTACATTAGCTGTCACAGCTTTTAATATACATGACTCAAATGCTGTGAATCAGCCAAATATGGGTGTCATTGAATCTTCATTGGGTTCAGGCTCAATATTGCCATTTGCAGAGAACAATGCAGAGCACCTTCAAGCT GAAAATCAAGGAGATGTATCTAGGTCTACTGGTAATGGTGCTCGCGAGGTTCCGACAACTAATTCAGATGCCGGTGAATCATCTTTGCATAGGCGACGTCAACGTACAAGACGTTCTATGACTAATCCATTGAACACAATAATTACAGAGCCTGCAGTATTGCTCAGTAATGCAGAGCAATTTCCAACC gaaaatgaagaaaatgtcTGTGCGTCTATTGCTGATGGTGCTAACGAGGTTTCATCAACTAATTTAGATGTTGGTGAACCATCATTGCGTAGGCAACGTCGGTCTAGAAAACCAGCTATAACTGATCCATTAGCTACAATAGCTACAGAACCTGCTGTATTGCCTGATGTTCCAAGTTGTCCGTATTGTCATGCAAAACGATTTCATCAGGAACCGCCTGGTTTTTGCTGTGCCTCCGGTGAGGTACAACTATTATCTACTGAGATGCCGAGAGAACTTATGCTATTATATATAGAAGACTCTGATGAGGCTGCTGAGTTTCGCAGATGTGTTAGAAGCTATAATAACATGTTTGCATTCACTTCGATTGGTATCCATCCTGATAAATCTTTGGCTGCAAACTACAATGGAGTTTATACATTTCGAATCCAGGGACAAATGTATCATTATATTAATCCACTTATTCCAGAGAATGGTGAGAAGCCACGGAACTTGCAACTTTACTTTGTTGACACTGACCATGAAACAACGCAGCGGCTCTCAATCTCAAGTAGATTTCAAGAAACACTGGTGACTAAGCTTGAGAAAATCTTAAAGATTAATCCTTACTCTGCATTTTTCCGAGGATTACAAGATTTGCCAGGCATAGATGATTATAAGATTGTACTTGACACCACGCCTGCTGTAGATCAACGAGTTTTCAATAAACCTACTGTGTCGCAAGTAGGAGCTGTTTGGACCGAGAGCACAAATTCTGAACATGTCAACTCTAAACACATACAAATTTATGGAAAGAATGGTCAAACGCAGATTGTCAAGCATTATTTTGCTTGTCATGATTCGTTGCAATACCCTCTTATCTTTGCAAATGGAGAGCCAGGTTGGCATCCAGGGATTGAAAAAATCCGTCATCCAAATAAGAGCAACATTACATCAGTGACTTGTGAGGGAGAAACTATTATAGCTACAACTACAGCAACGATGGCAACTGATATCATTGATGCAGAAAATAGAG CTAttaaccaaagaaaaagaaagcgcAACACAGTTTCATGTCGTGAGTATTATTGCTACAAATTGCAGATCCGAGATGCTGACCGGTCAATGTTATTACATATAGGGAGATTACTACAGCAATATGTAGTCGATGTCTATGTCAAGATTGAGTCAATCAGATTAGATTTCCACAGAGGAAGAAGCAAACAGGCTCAACTTCGGACAGAGATTTATCAAGGCATAGTTGATAGTATTTCTAGCGgtgaatcatcatcatcaagtaTTGGTAAACGTATTTTTCTACCAGCTTCGTTCATTGGTGGCCCTCGAGATATGCGACGACGATATATGGATGCTATGTCTTTGGTTCAAAGATATGGAAAACCGGATATCTTTTTGACGATGACCTGCAACAAGAATTGGCCTGAGATTAAAAAAATGCTTTTGCCAACTGATAAAGTTGAGAATAGACCAGATTTAATATCTCGAGTTTTTCGTGCAAAGCTTCAACAACTGAAAGATGAACTTCTGAAAAAGAACATATTTGGAAAAGTAGCAGCTTATACATATGTGATTGAGTTCCAGAAAAGAGGTTTGCCTCATGCTCATTTCTTGATAATTCTGAAACAAGGATGGAAGATGTACTCTCCTGAATCATACGATCGCATAGTGTGTGCTGAGTTGCCAGATGCTAGGCAGCATCCTTATCTTTATGAACTCGTTGTCAAACATATGATGCATGGTCCTTGTGGTGCTATGAATCCAAGTTGCCCATGCATGAAACAACACATTGGATGCAAGGATAATTATCCTAAGGAGTTTACAGAAGCCACTCGCCACAGTCACAACTCCTACCCTGTTTATCGACGATGA
- the LOC113702930 gene encoding hsp70-Hsp90 organizing protein 3-like has protein sequence MADEAKAKGNAAFSTGKYDEAIRHFTEAINFSPTNHVLYSNRSAAYASLGKYSDALPDAEKTVELKPDWSKGYSRLGAAHLGLRRYDDAVSAYKKGLEIDPNNDALKSGLADAQSAQARSRPAQQPPSPFGDVFSGTEMWAKLTADPSTRALLQQPDFVRTMQDIQKNPSSLNMYLKDQRVMQALGVLLGLKLNARGGPEEDTEMPESSPERKRPAEAEPVKEEKRPEKAPEPEPEPEPMEHSGEEKEVKERKAQAQKEKEAGNAAYKKKDFEAAIQHYTKAFELDDEDISFLTNRAAVYLEMGKYEDCIKDCDKAVERGRELRSDFKMIARALTRKGTALVKMAKCSMDYEPAIETFQKALTEHRNPDTLKKLNEAEKAKKELEQQEYFDPQIADEEREKGNQYFKEQKFPESIKHYTESIKRNPKDPRAYSNRAACYTKLAALPEGLKDAEKCIELDPTFVKGYTRKGAAQFLMKEYEKALETYQEGLKLDRNNQELLDGVRRCVEQINKASRGDLTPEELKERQAKAMQDPEIQNILTDPVMRQVLNDFQDNPRAAQEHTKNPLVMNKIHKLVSAGIVQMK, from the exons atggCTGACGAAGCCAAGGCCAAGGGCAACGCCGCCTTCTCTACCGGAAAGTATGACGAGGCCATCCGCCACTTCACGGAGGCTATTAATTTCTCCCCAACTAACCACGTCCTCTACTCCAATCGATCCGCCGCCTATGCTTCTCTTGGTAAGTATTCCGACGCCCTCCCCGACGCCGAGAAAACCGTCGAGCTTAAACCCGACTGGTCCAAGGGCTATTCCCGTCTCGGGGCGGCTCATTTAGGTTTGCGTCGCTACGACGACGCCGTTTCGGCGTACAAAAAGGGTCTTGAGATTGACCCCAATAATGATGCTCTTAAATCTGGGCTTGCTGATGCTCAATCTGCTCAGGCCCGATCCAGGCCCGCGCAGCAACCTCCAAGCCCGTTTGGGGATGTTTTCTCCGGGACGGAGATGTGGGCGAAGCTTACGGCGGATCCCTCAACGCGGGCTTTGCTCCAACAGCCTGATTTTGTGAGGACTATGCAGGATATTCAGAAAAATCCCAGCAGTTTGAATATGTATCTCAAGGACCAGAGGGTAATGCAGGCTCTCGGGGTGTTGTTGGGCTTGAAGTTGAATGCGAGAGGTGGGCCAGAGGAAGATACCGAAATGCCCGAGTCGTCGCCGGAGCGCAAGAGGCCTGCGGAGGCTGAGCCTGTGAAGGAGGAGAAGAGACCTGAGAAGGCGCCCGAGCCCGAGCCGGAACCGGAACCAATGGAGCATTCAGGGGAAGAAAAGGAGGTTAAGGAGAGGAAAGCCCAGGCCCAGAAGGAGAAGGAAGCTGGGAATGCTGCCTATAAAAAGAAGGATTTCGAAGCTGCAATCCAGCATTACACTAAGGCTTTTGAGCTTGATGATGAGGATATTTCCTTCCTTACCAATAGGGCAGCAGTATACTTGGAAATGGGGAAG TATGAGGATTGCATTAAAGACTGTGACAAAGCAGTTGAAAGAGGAAGAGAGCTGAGGTCGGACTTCAAGATGATCGCAAGGGCTCTGACAAGAAAGGGAACTGCCTTAGTCAAGATGGCAAAATGTTCAATGGATTATGAACCTGCTATTGAGACTTTCCAGAAGGCACTGACAGAGCACCGCAATCCTGACACACTGAAGAAGCTCAATGAAGCTGAGAAGGCAAAGAAAGAACTAGAGCAACAGGAGTATTTTGATCCACAGATAGCTGATGAGGAGCGTGAAAAAG GGAATCAGTATTTTAAAGAGCAGAAGTTCCCAGAATCCATCAAGCACTACACAGAATCCATCAAGCGGAACCCAAAAGATCCAAGG GCTTATAGTAACAGGGCTGCTTGCTATACAAAGCTAGCGGCTTTACCTGAGGGATTGAAAGATGCTGAAAAGTGCATTGAGCTTGATCCGACATTTGTCAAGGGGTATACAAGAAAGGGTGCTGCCCAGTTTTTGATGAAAGAATATGAAAAGGCTTTAGAAACATACCAGGAAGGATTGAAGCTTGATCGCAACAACCAGGAATTGTTAGATGGCGTTAGAAG ATGTGTCGAACAAATTAACAAGGCAAGCCGCGGGGATCTAACCCCTGAGGAGCTAAAGGAGAGACAG GCCAAGGCAATGCAGGATCCTGAAATCCAAAATATCCTCACTGATCCAGTAATGAGACAG GTGCTGAATGACTTCCAGGATAATCCAAGAGCAGCACAAGAACACACGAAGAACCCTCTTGTGATGAATAAGATACATAAACTAGTCTCTGCAGGAATTGTCcagatgaaatga